From the genome of Kosmotoga arenicorallina S304, one region includes:
- the rplM gene encoding 50S ribosomal protein L13, with protein MNTQKTPVYKIGTRKFTVKTKRKGEIKKIEHFLTDPQGNRVERKWYLVDATDIPLGRLATRIALILSGKAKPTYTPHIDTGDFVVVVNAEKVRLTGKKLDQKKYYRHSGYPGGIKERSAREMLAKHPERVIKLAVKRMLPKTKLGDKMLKKLKVYAGPEHKHQAQKPEAIELVK; from the coding sequence AACACACAAAAAACACCAGTATATAAAATAGGAACAAGAAAATTCACCGTTAAGACTAAACGCAAGGGAGAAATAAAAAAGATCGAACATTTTCTCACCGATCCTCAGGGGAATAGAGTCGAAAGAAAGTGGTATCTTGTTGACGCAACCGATATTCCATTAGGACGTTTGGCAACAAGGATTGCTTTAATTCTTTCCGGTAAAGCCAAGCCCACTTATACTCCACATATCGATACGGGAGATTTTGTGGTTGTTGTGAATGCTGAAAAAGTAAGGTTAACAGGCAAAAAGCTCGATCAAAAAAAATATTACAGGCATTCCGGATATCCAGGTGGAATTAAAGAAAGATCAGCCCGTGAAATGCTTGCTAAACACCCTGAAAGAGTCATCAAGCTCGCTGTAAAACGCATGTTGCCGAAAACAAAACTCGGCGATAAGATGTTGAAAAAACTCAAAGTGTACGCCGGTCCAGAGCATAAACACCAAGCTCAGAAACCGGAAGCCATTGAACTTGTTAAGTGA